The following are encoded in a window of Balaenoptera ricei isolate mBalRic1 chromosome 1, mBalRic1.hap2, whole genome shotgun sequence genomic DNA:
- the TMEM240 gene encoding transmembrane protein 240, whose translation MSMSANTMIFMILGASIVMAIACLMDMNALLDRFHNYILPHLRGEDRVCHCNCGRHHVHYVIPYDGDQSVVDASENYFVTDNVTKQEIDLMLGLLLGFCISWFLVWMDGVLHCAVRAWRAGRRYDGSWTWLPKLCSLRELGRRPHRPFEEAAGNMVHVKQKLYHNGHPSPRHL comes from the exons ATGTCCATGAGCGCCAACACCATGATCTTCATGATTCTGGGGGCGTCGATCGTGATG GCCATCGCGTGCTTGATGGACATGAACGCGCTGCTGGACCGATTCCACAACTACATCCTCCCGCACCTGCGGGGCGAGGACCGCGTCTGCCACTGCAACTGTGGCCG GCACCACGTCCACTACGTGATCCCGTACGACGGGGACCAGTCTGTGGTGGACGCCTCCGAGAACTACTTCGTGACAGACAACGTCACCAAGCAGGAGATCGACCTcatgctggggctgctgctcgGCTTCTGCATCAGCTGGTTCCTGGTGTGGATGGACGGCGTCCTGCACTGCGCCGTGCGCGCCTGGAGGGCCGGCCGGCGCTACG ACGGCTCGTGGACCTGGCTGCCCAAGCTGTGCAGCCTGCGGGAGCTGGGCCGGCGGCCGCACAGGCCGTTCGAGGAGGCGGCCGGGAACATGGTGCACGTGAAGCAGAAACTCTACCACAACGGTCACCCGAGCCCGCGGCACCTCTGA
- the LOC132347435 gene encoding proline-rich protein HaeIII subfamily 1-like — MLSPRRLCRGQPAAHPTPPAGEEARGRRGAGDTALPGSSAARPARSPRPPRSAPPSALPPALRAAQLRPPPPAASPAPASREGPRRPRPLAPATPAGPLPGGRRARSPPSGQCRPWLPARRPWTKGRVPSRPAGAIPERPRASFRSPPPHFSAGGPSSPPSRGRRVRGCGQAGQHPASYGKRLPLVEGPQGRCQGGHSGAMATWRKDGAQQRLKDPPLRGQGQPQPQLSSGVGHEAQRPRLGPLTWLPHVAGCGGGVTGPAHRPQAGDSTAHRGVPTLPHGGPEIFHGCGNQEGSPGMSGSPPREQVPHSSRVPVDRRPSGWC; from the coding sequence atGCTGAGCCCCCGCCGCCTCTGCAGAGGTCAGCCCGCCGCGCACCCAACGCCGCCGGCCGGGGAGGAGGCGCGGGGCCGGCGCGGGGCAGGGGACACGGCGCTCCCGGGGTCCTCGGCCGCCCGGCCCGCGCGCTCGCCGCGCCCGCCGCGCTCCGCTCCGCCCTCGGCTCTGCCTCCCGCCCTGCGCGCGGCGCAGCTCCGGCCCCCTCCCCCCGCGGCCTCCCCCGCGCCCGCCTCCCGGGAGGGACCTCGCCGCCCGCGGCCGCTCGCCCCCGCGACGCCGGCCGGACCCCTCCCCGGGGGCCGCAGGGCCCGCTCGCCCCCATCTGGCCAGTGCCGGCCCTGGCTGCCTGCCCGGCGCCCCTGGACCAAGGGCCGCGTCCCGTCCCGACCCGCCGGGGCGATCCCGGAGAGGCCCCGGGCTTCCTTccgctctcctcctccccacttctCAGCTGGaggcccctcctccccgccctcccGGGGTCGCCGGGTGAGGGGCTGCGGGCAGGCTGGTCAGCACCCAGCCTCCTACGGCAAGAGGCTGCCTTTAGTGGAGGGGCCGCAGGGTCGCTGCCAGGGAGGTCACTCCGGAGCCATGGCCACATGGCGCAAGGATGGGGcccaacaaaggctaaaggatcCCCCACTGCGGGGGCAGGGCCAGCCTCAGCCCCAGCTCTCCTCAGGGGTGGGCCACGAAGCTCAGAGGCCCAGATTGGGACCCCTGACGTGGCTGCCCCATGTCGCTGGGTGCGGGGGAGGGGTCACTGGGCCAGCCCATCGTCCACAGGCCGGGGACAGCACTGCCCACAGAGGAGTCCCCACACTTCCCCACGGGGGCCCTGAGATTTTCCATGGCTGCGGAAACCAGGAGGGGTCACCAGGCATGAGCGGGTCCCCACCCAGGGAGCAGGTGCCACATTCCTCCAGAGTCCCAGTGGACAGGAGGCCCTCGGGGTGGTGCTAG
- the SSU72 gene encoding RNA polymerase II subunit A C-terminal domain phosphatase SSU72 — protein sequence MTSGRRGRHLARAEAARLGGSPEAGVADRAAAAMPSSPLRVAVVCSSNQNRSMEAHNILSKRGFSVRSFGTGTHVKLPGPAPDKPNVYDFKTTYDQMYNDLLRKDKELYTQNGILHMLDRNKRIKPRPERFQNCKDLFDLILTCEERVYDQVVEDLNSREQETCQPVHVINVDIQDNHEEATLGAFLICELCQCIQHTEDMENEIDELLQEFEEKSGRTFLHTVCFY from the exons ATGACTTCCGGGCGCCGGGGCCGCCATCTTGCTCGCGCGGAAGCGGCGCGGCTGGGTGGGAGTCCCGAAGCGGGAGTCGCGGACCGTGCGGCCGCCGCCATGCCGTCGTCGCCGCTGCGGGTGGCGGTGGTGTGCTCGAGCAACCAGAACCGGAGCATGGAGGCGCACAACATTCTCAG CAAACGAGGATTCAGCGTCCGGTCCTTTGGAACAGGAACTCACGTGAAGCTTCCAGGACCAGCACCCGACAAGCCAAACGTTTATGATTTCAAAACCACATATGACCAGATGTACAACGATCTCCTTAGGAAAGACAAAGAACT CTACACGCAGAACGGCATTTTACACATGCTGGACAGAAATAAGAGGATCAAGCCCCGGCCAGAAAGGTTCCAGAACTGCAAAGATCTGTTTGATCTGATCCTCACCTGTGAAGAGCGGGTGTACGACCAGGTGGTGGAAG ATCTGAATTCCAGGGAGCAGGAGACCTGCCAGCCTGTGCATGTGATCAATGTGGACATCCAGGACAACCACGAGGAGGCCACCCTGGGGGCATTCCTCATCTGTGAGCTCTGCCAGTGC ATCCAGCACACGGAGGACATGGAGAACGAGATTGACGAGCTGCTGCAGGAGTTTGAGGAGAAGAGCGGCAGGACCTTCCTGCACACCGTCTGCTTCTACTGA
- the LOC132349150 gene encoding uncharacterized protein LOC132349150 isoform X3 translates to MAGSHLPGPRPCAEEAGRAEPLGCCARPGRAGGGALVDQTADRTSRLSGAPTLEELRICTAEEVPTPPFICPRAPGGGPGCPVPLQLWSTGSALMGSVQMPRVARALQGGPAASAPAGRGSTRSARPLCLQHPNLRGLRAAEFHLLHHLCP, encoded by the exons ATGGCGGGTTCTCACCTCCCGGGCCCCAGGCCCTGTGCAGAAGAGGCCGGGCGAGCAGAGCCCCTAGGATGCTGTGCCCGTCCCGGGAGGGCTGGTGGCGGGGCCCTGGTTGATCAGACGG CAGACAGAACCTCTCGTCTTTCTGGGGCCCCCACCCTTGAGGAGCTGCGGATCTGCACCGCAGAGGAGGTGCCCACGCCGCCCTTCATCTGTCCCAG GGCCCCAGGGGGTGGTCCTGGCTGCCCGGTTCCCTTGCAGCTCTGGTCCACGGGCTCGGCCTTGATGGGTTCGGTGCAGATGCCTCGAGTGGCCAGGGCCCTGCAGGGGGGCCCTGCTGCCTCAGCCCCTGCAGGTCGTGGCTCAACCAGGAGTGCTCGGCCCCTGTGTCTGCAGCATCCCAACCTCCGTGGG TTACGTGCAGCTGAGTTTCATCTGTTACATCATCTATGTCCATGA
- the LOC132349150 gene encoding uncharacterized protein LOC132349150 isoform X1: protein MAGSHLPGPRPCAEEAGRAEPLGCCARPGRAGGGALVDQTADRTSRLSGAPTLEELRICTAEEVPTPPFICPRAPGGGPGCPVPLQLWSTGSALMGSVQMPRVARALQGGPAASAPAGRGSTRSARPLCLQHPNLRGVSTLPSSLPPSLPPCTEHGPSLRSQTLMKALSWWQTTVAILIPTFPVSPWCGGGSSGRSLGIQCFVVLSSRTPTPPTPTPSMRCRWSCLARPGPCISGICQKTVSKCPCYSFLVTPMKVRL from the exons ATGGCGGGTTCTCACCTCCCGGGCCCCAGGCCCTGTGCAGAAGAGGCCGGGCGAGCAGAGCCCCTAGGATGCTGTGCCCGTCCCGGGAGGGCTGGTGGCGGGGCCCTGGTTGATCAGACGG CAGACAGAACCTCTCGTCTTTCTGGGGCCCCCACCCTTGAGGAGCTGCGGATCTGCACCGCAGAGGAGGTGCCCACGCCGCCCTTCATCTGTCCCAG GGCCCCAGGGGGTGGTCCTGGCTGCCCGGTTCCCTTGCAGCTCTGGTCCACGGGCTCGGCCTTGATGGGTTCGGTGCAGATGCCTCGAGTGGCCAGGGCCCTGCAGGGGGGCCCTGCTGCCTCAGCCCCTGCAGGTCGTGGCTCAACCAGGAGTGCTCGGCCCCTGTGTCTGCAGCATCCCAACCTCCGTGGGGTGAGCACgctaccctcctccctccctccctccctccctccgtgcACAGAGCATGGGCCTTCCCTCAGAAGCCAGACCCTAATGAAGGCTTTGTCTTGGTGGCAGACAACTGTCGCCATCTTGATCCCCACTTTTCCTGTCTCACCGTGGTGTGGAGGCGGGAGTTCAGGCAGGTCCCTGGGAATCCAGTGTTTTGTGGTTTTATCCTCAaggacccccaccccccccacccccacacccagCATGCGCTGTCGTTGGTCCTGCCTGGCACGGCCTGGGCCCTGCATCTCTGGGATTTGCCAGAAAACAGTCTCAAAATGTCCCTGTTACTCCTTCCTTGTTACACCGATGAAGGTGAGGCTTTGA
- the LOC132349150 gene encoding uncharacterized protein LOC132349150 isoform X2, whose product MAGSHLPGPRPCAEEAGRAEPLGCCARPGRAGGGALVDQTVWGVVVAPLLRFVLPFPGCRWPCSPGPGPTAVHKREASGPCGPQAVWSTLSAHAAQEVPSVGSAHRALLCAGLAPSAHLPGPPCPTGSRAASSPNPPTRLGWGGRRNDMLALRGLGKALPWAPASHVRQTQSGPHLSASLLRQKRSAEPVFCAEHTYVG is encoded by the exons ATGGCGGGTTCTCACCTCCCGGGCCCCAGGCCCTGTGCAGAAGAGGCCGGGCGAGCAGAGCCCCTAGGATGCTGTGCCCGTCCCGGGAGGGCTGGTGGCGGGGCCCTGGTTGATCAGACGG TCTGGGGAGTTGTAGTCGCTCCTCTGCTTCGGTTTGTCCTGCCCTTTCCTGGCTGCCGGTGGCCCTGCTCGCCTGGCCCCGGCCCCACCGCGGTTCACAAGAGAGAGGCTTCTGGTCCCTGTGGGCCTCAGGCCGTTTGGAGCACCCTCTCTGCACATGCTGCTCAAgag GTTCCCAGCGTGGGCTCTGCGCACCGGGCCCTGCTCTGTGCTGGCCTGGccccctctgcccacctcccgGGCCCTCCTTGTCCGACGGGAAGCAGAGCCGCATCCTCGCCAAATCCCCCCACACGGCTGGGCTGGGGCGGCAGGAGGAATGATATGCTTGCGCTCCGAGGGCTCGGGAAGGCGTTGCCTTGGGCGCCCGCAAGTCACGTCCGCCAGACGCAGTCAGGCCCGCATCTCTCAGCATCGCTGTTGAGACAGAAGCGTTCAGCTGAGCCTGTTTTCTGTGCTGAGCACACGTACGTAGGATGA